In Halobacterium noricense, the genomic stretch TTCGGCTACGTCACGCGTCTACGTATACAGGCCGAGATGCGCGTATTCGTCCGTTTTGGCTCGAATGACGAGCAGCCGTGCGTGTTCAGTCCCGCGAGCGAACGGGATCTATTTATTAGTGCTCGAAGATGCGTTCGGTGGCACAGAACGGAGTTCGACTACTCTGGTAGTGCGGAGTGTGAAGAGATTAACGGGCGTATATCGGCTGCTAAATCGATTTCGTGTCTGTGGCCGAAGCGTGGAAACGACCGCCCACGAGGAGCACTCGTCCGCGGTGGGGTCGGTCGTCCCCACTTCGACTCGTGTCCGGTTCGGTAACGACGCACGAGGCCAGCGGTTCCAGTTCCACTCGCGGATGAGACTCACAAAAGGATATCTATTCGATGTTTTTGTAAAGGGAATAAAATTCAAGGGATGATTCGAGGTCGTTCGTTGTCAGGGAACGGGACTGGCTGTAATGTAGAATGTACACTCAATCTCACAGCCACTACTGAGATGCCGTGTTGAGCAAAGAGTGTAATCCGATTCGCGGCGGCAGCTCCCTGGGCGAGAGAATCACCCAAACGTATATCACGGTCGATGAGACAGTTGCTTGTGACCGCGGATGAGCCACGCGACCCATGCGGACAGAGACACGAGTGTAGCCTGCAATCGACCAACAACCCCGCACGCGCTCGGAGGGCGTCGATGACCCGTACTGGCGCACCCATCGCGAAGCTCGGGCACGTCGTCGCGCACACGCCGGACATCGAGGAGTCCATCTGGTTCTTCCGGGACGTGCTCGGCTTCAAGCTCACGGAGCGAACCGACGACGGCGCGTACTTCCGGGGGCTGCGCGACTGGGAGCATCACACGCTAGCGGTCCTCGACACCGGGAAGACGGGCGTCGACCACATCGCGTTTCGGACGTCCAGCCCCGAAGCGCTCGACGAGCTGGCCGAGCAGTTCGAGGCGGCCGGCGACGACGTAACGTACGTCGAAGCCGGCGAGGAGCCCGGGCAGGGCGAGGCGATTCGCGTCGAGAAGTTCGGCCACCCCTACGAGTTCTACTACGACGTCGAGAAGCCCAACGCGCCCAAAGAGGAGCGGTCCCGGCTGAAGAACCGCGTGTACAGTGAGGCCGCGCGGAGCCGCGTCGCGCCCCGGCGCATCGACCACACGCACGTCCAGGACTCCGTCTCGCCGGCGCACGCCGAGTGGCTGCAGGACGTGCTCGGCTTCCAAGTGAACGAACAGTACCGGACGAACGACGACGAACTCTGGGGGTGGTGGTTCTCCGTGACGCCGCTGCCCCACGACATCGCCATCCACCGGCTGCCGGAGGGTGAGTCGCCGATGTTCGACCACGTCTCGTACCACCTCGACAGCCTCCAGGACCTCTGGGAGGCCGCGAGCGTGCTCGCCGAGCACGGCATCGAGCCCGACGGCGGCCCGGGCAAGCACGCGATTACGAGCGCGGACTTCCTCTACGTCTCGGACCCCGCCAGCGGGCTCTGCATCGAGTTCTTCGCGGGGCCGGGCTACCTCAACTTCGAGCCCGACTGGGAGCCCATCGAATGGACCGAGGACGAAATCGGCGGCGAGACCAGCCACCAGTGGATCGGAGAGGGTCCCGGCTGGGAAGGACTCGCGTACCCCGACGAATAAGCGGCCGGCTTCGGATTTTCGCGGCAGCTACGACACGAGGTCGCGGAGGTTCCCGGCGAGCAGTTTCTCGCGCGCGTTCGCGCCGAGGTCCATCTCGTCGACCGCGAGGAGTTCGTTCTCGATGCCGGCGCGGCCGCGGCCCGGGCCGAACGGGTAGTCGGTCCCCCAGACGAGGTTGTCGCCGAAGAGGTCGTGGGCGCACTCGTAGGTCGGCACGGAGCCGCCGACAGCGGTGTCGGCGTGGAAGGACGCGAACTCCTCGCTGGGCGGCTGGTCGAAGTCGGGCAGTTCGGTGTCCGCGTAGTTCTCGGGGTACTGCTGGCGGGTCTCGTAGAAGCCGTCGATGCGGCCGCGGTAGTACGGCACCATGCCGCCGCCGTGGTGGGAGACGAGGTCGAAGTCGTGGCGCTGGGTGGTGCCCGCGAACACGAGCCGGGAGAGCGCCAGTGTCGTGTCGAAGGGCCACCCGAACAGGCGGTGTTCCATGTACTCGCTGGCCCAGTCGTACCACTCGTGGAGCTGTGGGTGCATCCACAGCGGCGTGTCAGTCTGGTCGGCCTTCGCGAACAGCGGGTCGAAGCGCGGCCGGTCGAGGGGTTCGCCCTCGATGGTGGAGAAAATCTGGATGCCCGCCATGTCGAGGTCCTCGACGCAGCGGTCGAACTCCGCCATGAAGTCGTCGTCGACGAACGGAATCGTGCCGACGGGGATGAACTCGTCGGGGTGTTCGTCGGCGAGCCGGCGAATCTCGTCGTTGGCAAGTCTCGTGAGTTCGAGGGCATCCGCGCGGTCCATCTCCCGCCACAGCGGCGGCAACGCGATGGTGAGCACCTGCTTGTCGATGCCGTACTCGTCCATGTCGGTCAGGCGCTGTTCCACGTCCCAGAGGAACGACGGGTCGCCGGTCAGCCCGTTGAACGCGTAGTCGTCGAGCAGCGTCTCGTAGAACCGTTCGGTGAGTGCGTGCGTGTAGGCGTCGATTATCATAGTGTCGCGCTACGACAACACGGGACAGGCGGGGCCATAAAACTACCCTCGCAGCGGGCTGCGCGAAACGGGGACTTTATGTCGAATCCGTGGGAGCACGAGACATGGACGTGATTCACAGCGCGCTGTGGGTGTCGGACCTCGACCGAACGCTGTCGTTCTACGTGGACGAGCTCGGCCTGGAGAAGACCAACGAGTTCGTCAGCGGGGACGGCGCGACGAACGTCTACGTCGCCGGCGACAACGGCGTCGAGATCCAGTTCAAACACCACCCCGACCACGACGTCGACGTGGACCCGTCCGGGTTCGACCACGTCGCGCTCGGCGTCGAGGACACGGACGCGACGACCGAGCGCCTCGTGGAGGAGGTCGGCTGCACGCTGCGCCGCGGGCCGTTGACCTCGGAGGGCGCGAACGCGCGCGTCGCGTTCATCGAGGACCCGGACGGCTACGGCATCGAACTGGTCGAAGAGCTCGAGTAGTCAGTCGTCCGCTTCTGCCGCGCCTTCGCTGGCGAGCCGGTCGGCGACGTCCGTGATGAGGTCTTCCTGGCCGCCGACGACTTCCATCTCCCCGAGTTCCACGAGGATGTCGCGGGGGTCGACGCCATACTGTTCGCCGGCGCGCCGGGCGTGCCGGAGGAACGACGAGTAGACGCCCGCGTACCCCAACAGTAGCGAGTCGTTGTCCAGCTCGGGCATCGTGTCGTCGTCGAGCATCGGCAACAGGACGTCCTCGGCGGCGTCCATCACGCCGTAGAGGTCCGGGCCGACGTCGTAGCCCGCGCGGTCCAGCGCGCCAACGAGGACCTCCATCTGAGCGTTTCCGGAGCCCGCGCCGAGCCCGCGAAGGCAGCCGTCGACGGTGACCGCGCCCTCGTCGAGCGCTGCGAGCGTGTTCCCGATGGCGAGCCCGAGGTTGTTGTGCGCGTGGAACCCGACGTCGATGTCGAGTTCGTCGGTGAGCAGGCCGACGCGGTCGCGGACGTCCTGCGGGAGGAGCGCACCCGCCGAATCCATCACGTAGACGGCTTCTGCGCCGTACTCCGCCATGAGTTGGGCCTGTTCGAGCACTGTCTCGGGCGGTGCCATGTGCGAGAGCATCAGCAGGCCGTTGGCCTCCAGCCCGCGCTCGGTGACGTACTCGAAGTGCTCCTCGGAGATGTCGGCTTCCGTGACGTGCGTGGCGATGCGACAGATGTCGGCGCCGTGGTCGGCGGCGAGGTCGATGTGTTCGACTGTGCCGATGCCGGGCAGCAACAACACCGAGAGTTCGGTATCCGTGAGTTCGGGCGCGACGGCTTCGAGATACGCCTCGGTGTCCGCCGCGGAGACGCCGTAGTTGATGGACGACCCACCCATGCCGTCGCCGTGCGAGACTTCCACGACGTCCATCTCGGCGGCGTCGAGCGCGCTCGCGACGTCGGCCATCTGGGCGGGCGTGAACTGGTGGTCGACGGCGTGCATGCCGTCCCGCAGCGTCATGTCCACGAGCCGCGGCGAGTCAGTCATCCGTCTCACCTCCGACGGCGGCGACTTCAGTTGGTTGGGCGGCGATGCGTTCGGCGGTGCCGAGTGCGGCGCTGGTCATGATGTCGAGGTTACCCGCGTACGGCGGGAGGTGGTGGCCTTCGCCTTCGACTTCCAGTTGCGTCGTGAGGATGCGCGAGCCGTCGAGGTCGAAGCCGACGTCGTCGCTGTCCTTGACGGCGGGTTCGAGCGTGACCTCGTAGCCGGGGACGTAGGACCGAATCTCGTCGGCGATGCGCGCGACCGAGTCGCGGACGGCGTCGACGTCGGCGGTGTCCGGGACCTTCGTGTGAACGGTGTTGCGCATCATAATCGGCGGCTCCGCGGGGTTGAGCGTGATGATGGCTTTCCCCTCGTCCGCGCCACCGACGACTTCGAGCCCGGCAGCGGTCGTCTGCGTGAATTTGTCGATGTTCTGCCGGGTGCCGGGGCCGGCGCTCTTCGACGCGATGTGTGAGACCATCTCCGCGTACTCGACGTCCGCGACGCGGTCGACCGCGTGGACGATGGGGATGGTCGCTTGGCCGCCGCACGTGACCATGTTGACGTTGCGTGTCTCCCCAACCACGTCGTCGAGGTTCACCACCGGCACCGCGTACGGCCCGACCGCCGCGGGCGTGAGGTCGATGGCGAACAGCCCGAGGTCGTCGTAGACGGGGGCCTGTTGCTCGTGGACGTGCGCGCTCGTCGCGTCGAAGACGAGGTCGAACTCCTCGGCGTGGTCGCGGACGCTGTCGATACCCTCCGTGCCGACGTCGATGCCTTCCTCGACGGCGGCTTGGAGGCCGTCGGACTCCCCGACGGGGAAGATGCCGATCATCCGTTCGAGGTCGATGGAGTCGCTGCGGTCCAGTATCTTGTACATCAGATCGGTCCCGATGTTGCCGGGGCCGACGATGGCTGCGCTAACACCCATGCCAGCAGTCAGCACGGACAGCCAGTTAAAGTTACGGGTAGTCAGACCGCCAAATTCCCGATACAGACGGCTCGGCGTGGCGGATTTCGGCTAGCGACTGTGGAGCGCGTGTTCCGGTCAGAACGGGTACTGCCGGGACTCGCGCTGCACCGACGTCCACTTCAGTTCGGTGAACTCCTGGAGAATCCAGTCGCCGTTGTAGCGACCCATCCCGGAGTCCTTCTTCCCGCCGAACGGCACGTGGGGTTCGACGTTGACCGTCTGGTCGTTGACGTGCATCATCCCGACCTCGATTTGGTCGGCGACGTCGCGGGCACGCCCGCGGTCCGCGGAGTGGACGGAGCCCGCGAGCCCGTATTCGGTGGCGTTCGCGAGTTCGATGGCCTCCTCGTCACTGCTGAACGGGATGATGGGTGCGACCGGGCCGAAGTGCTCGTTGCACGCCGCGGTCATGTCGTTGGTGACGCCGGTGAGGACGGTAGGTTCCACGAACAGGCCGTCGTAGTCGCCGCCGGTTTCGAGGGTTGCGCCCTCCTCGACGGTGCGCTCGACGTAGTCGACGATTTGGTCGCGCTGGGCCTCGTTGATGATGGGGCCGATGACCACGTCGTCGTCCAGCGGGTTGCCGACGGGGAGTTCGGCGGCGCGCTCGGCGAGGCGCTCGGCGTACTCGTCGTAGAGGGATTCGTGGACGAGGTGGCGGTTGATGGAGATGCAGACCTGCCCCTGGTTCCAGAACGAGCCGAAGACGCCGGCGTTCACCGCGTCGTCGAGGTCGGCATCCTCCAGCACGACGTGGGGGTTGTTGCCGCCGAGTTCCAGCGCCGGCAGCGCGAAGTGGTCGATGGCGTTCTGCCCGACGAGGCGACCGACCTCCGTCGAGCCCGTGAACGCGATGACGTCGCTGTCGGGGTGGGCTGCGGTGCGGTCGCCCGCAGTCGAACCCGGCCCGGTGACGACGTTCAACACGCCTTCAGGGAGCCCCGCCATCTCGAACAGCTTCGCGATGAGGAGGCCGCCCGTAATCGGCGTCTCGCCGGCGGGCTTGAGTACGACCGTGTTCCCGGTTGCGATGGCAGGCGCAACGGCGCGAATCGAGAGCTTCAGCGGGACGTTCCACGGCGAGATGACGCCGACCGTCCCGACGGGGTCGCGCTGGACGATGTTCTCCTTGCCGGGAATTTTGGACTGGTTGTGGCGGCCGGACATCCGGAACGCGAACGACGCGGCGTCGTGGACGAACGTGACGGCACCGCCGTGCTCGATGGCCTGCCGGGACGGCGCGCCGCCGCTCTCGATAGCGAGGAGGTCGCAGATTTCGTCCTCGTAGTCGTCGAGCAGTTGCGCGACTGTGCGGACGACGCGGGCGCGCTCGTCCGGCGTCGTGTTCGCCCACTCCTCCTGTGCGGCGGTCGCAGCCGCGTAAGCGTCGTCGACGTCGGCTTCTGTCCCCTCGGGTACCTCCGCGACGACTTCCCGGGTCGCCGGGTTCTCGACCGGCGTCACGTCGCCGTGCTCGGCGTCGCGCCACTCGCCGTCGATGTACAGTGCGTCCCAGTCCGCGTCGATGGATAGGTGCGTCTCTCGTGACGAACTCGTGTGCTGGCTCATGACTGCTTCACTCAGTGGTTCCGGCCGCGCCCACAAATACGTAGGGGTGTGTCACTTGATTGACTAACGATAGCGTTAAGTGTCGTTTCTCGGAATACGGCGTGTATGAGCTTAGACGAGTCCGAGCTACAGTCGTTCGCGGAGCAACTGTACGACGCGTGGGCCACGAAGACGCCCGTCGAGCCGATAACCAACGACACAGAGTTCGACACCGCCGACGCCTACGAGATTCAGTCCCGCGTGGTCGACCGCATCCTCGACGACGGCGACGAGATTGCGGGCCACAAACTCGGGCTCGTGAGCGCGGCCAAACAGGAACAGCTCGGCATCGACGAACCCATCTTCGGCTACTTCACCGAGGGCGGGATTCTGGACGAACCGGTCGTCCAGACCGACGACCTCATCGCACCGCGGCTGGAGGCCGAAATCGGCCTCGTGCTCGACGAGGACGTCCCAGCACCCGTCTCCGTGACGGACGTGCTCTCCGCGACCAGCGCCGTCGTTCCAGTCGTCGAGATTCTGGAGAGCCGGTTCGCGGGCTGGGAGATTCCGAGCGCACAGGACGTCATCGCTGACAATACGTCTGCGGGGAAGGTCATCGTCGGAGAAACCCACAGCGACGTGACCGACGTAGACCTCCGGATGGAGAGCGTCGTCGTCTCGAAGAACGGCGAGGTCGTCTCCTCGGGCACCGGTGCGGACATCATGGGCAACCCCGCGCGGGCCGTCGCGTGGCTCGGCGACCGCCTGGAAGACGTCGACGACGGCTTGGAAGCGGGTGAACTCGTGATGACGGGCGGCATCACCGCCGCCGACGACATGGAACCCGGCGACGTCTACCACGTCGAATTCGGAAACATCGGGTCCATCGACGTGCGCGCAGAATAGACCGAGAATCCTACTTGTACTTGATGTCGAGCGCGAGCTCGTTAGCCGTGCTCTGTACCTCGCCGATGATGTCCTCGTCGAAGCCGTCGGTGCCGAGGCGGTGCGTCGGCGCGGAGATGCTGATTGCGCCGAGGAGCTCGCCGTCGACGCGGACCGGTGCGCCGATGCACGCGAGGCTCTCGGTGCGCTCGCCGTGTTCGGTCGCGTACCCCTGCTCGCGGACGGTTTCGAGTTCCGCGAACAGCTCGTCGCGGTCGGTGGTCGTCTTCTCGGTGGCTGCGGGCAGGCCCCAGCGGTCGATAATCTCGTCGACGCGCTCGTCGGGGAGGTAGGCGAGAATCGCCTTCCCGATGGCGATGTTGTGGAGGGGAATCCGGTAGCCGACGTGGGTGTCGAGGTTCACCGCGTAGTCGCCGCGGGCTTGGTAGAGGTAGACGCCGCGGCCGTCCTCCTCGGTCATGAGGTTCGCCAGCATGTCCGTGTCCGCGGCTAACTGGTCGGCCTTCTCGCG encodes the following:
- a CDS encoding VOC family protein, with product MTRTGAPIAKLGHVVAHTPDIEESIWFFRDVLGFKLTERTDDGAYFRGLRDWEHHTLAVLDTGKTGVDHIAFRTSSPEALDELAEQFEAAGDDVTYVEAGEEPGQGEAIRVEKFGHPYEFYYDVEKPNAPKEERSRLKNRVYSEAARSRVAPRRIDHTHVQDSVSPAHAEWLQDVLGFQVNEQYRTNDDELWGWWFSVTPLPHDIAIHRLPEGESPMFDHVSYHLDSLQDLWEAASVLAEHGIEPDGGPGKHAITSADFLYVSDPASGLCIEFFAGPGYLNFEPDWEPIEWTEDEIGGETSHQWIGEGPGWEGLAYPDE
- a CDS encoding amidohydrolase family protein, which encodes MIIDAYTHALTERFYETLLDDYAFNGLTGDPSFLWDVEQRLTDMDEYGIDKQVLTIALPPLWREMDRADALELTRLANDEIRRLADEHPDEFIPVGTIPFVDDDFMAEFDRCVEDLDMAGIQIFSTIEGEPLDRPRFDPLFAKADQTDTPLWMHPQLHEWYDWASEYMEHRLFGWPFDTTLALSRLVFAGTTQRHDFDLVSHHGGGMVPYYRGRIDGFYETRQQYPENYADTELPDFDQPPSEEFASFHADTAVGGSVPTYECAHDLFGDNLVWGTDYPFGPGRGRAGIENELLAVDEMDLGANAREKLLAGNLRDLVS
- a CDS encoding VOC family protein yields the protein MDVIHSALWVSDLDRTLSFYVDELGLEKTNEFVSGDGATNVYVAGDNGVEIQFKHHPDHDVDVDPSGFDHVALGVEDTDATTERLVEEVGCTLRRGPLTSEGANARVAFIEDPDGYGIELVEELE
- the dmpG gene encoding 4-hydroxy-2-oxovalerate aldolase, with the protein product MTDSPRLVDMTLRDGMHAVDHQFTPAQMADVASALDAAEMDVVEVSHGDGMGGSSINYGVSAADTEAYLEAVAPELTDTELSVLLLPGIGTVEHIDLAADHGADICRIATHVTEADISEEHFEYVTERGLEANGLLMLSHMAPPETVLEQAQLMAEYGAEAVYVMDSAGALLPQDVRDRVGLLTDELDIDVGFHAHNNLGLAIGNTLAALDEGAVTVDGCLRGLGAGSGNAQMEVLVGALDRAGYDVGPDLYGVMDAAEDVLLPMLDDDTMPELDNDSLLLGYAGVYSSFLRHARRAGEQYGVDPRDILVELGEMEVVGGQEDLITDVADRLASEGAAEADD
- a CDS encoding acetaldehyde dehydrogenase (acetylating), with the protein product MGVSAAIVGPGNIGTDLMYKILDRSDSIDLERMIGIFPVGESDGLQAAVEEGIDVGTEGIDSVRDHAEEFDLVFDATSAHVHEQQAPVYDDLGLFAIDLTPAAVGPYAVPVVNLDDVVGETRNVNMVTCGGQATIPIVHAVDRVADVEYAEMVSHIASKSAGPGTRQNIDKFTQTTAAGLEVVGGADEGKAIITLNPAEPPIMMRNTVHTKVPDTADVDAVRDSVARIADEIRSYVPGYEVTLEPAVKDSDDVGFDLDGSRILTTQLEVEGEGHHLPPYAGNLDIMTSAALGTAERIAAQPTEVAAVGGETDD
- a CDS encoding aldehyde dehydrogenase family protein, which codes for MSQHTSSSRETHLSIDADWDALYIDGEWRDAEHGDVTPVENPATREVVAEVPEGTEADVDDAYAAATAAQEEWANTTPDERARVVRTVAQLLDDYEDEICDLLAIESGGAPSRQAIEHGGAVTFVHDAASFAFRMSGRHNQSKIPGKENIVQRDPVGTVGVISPWNVPLKLSIRAVAPAIATGNTVVLKPAGETPITGGLLIAKLFEMAGLPEGVLNVVTGPGSTAGDRTAAHPDSDVIAFTGSTEVGRLVGQNAIDHFALPALELGGNNPHVVLEDADLDDAVNAGVFGSFWNQGQVCISINRHLVHESLYDEYAERLAERAAELPVGNPLDDDVVIGPIINEAQRDQIVDYVERTVEEGATLETGGDYDGLFVEPTVLTGVTNDMTAACNEHFGPVAPIIPFSSDEEAIELANATEYGLAGSVHSADRGRARDVADQIEVGMMHVNDQTVNVEPHVPFGGKKDSGMGRYNGDWILQEFTELKWTSVQRESRQYPF
- a CDS encoding 2-keto-4-pentenoate hydratase — translated: MSLDESELQSFAEQLYDAWATKTPVEPITNDTEFDTADAYEIQSRVVDRILDDGDEIAGHKLGLVSAAKQEQLGIDEPIFGYFTEGGILDEPVVQTDDLIAPRLEAEIGLVLDEDVPAPVSVTDVLSATSAVVPVVEILESRFAGWEIPSAQDVIADNTSAGKVIVGETHSDVTDVDLRMESVVVSKNGEVVSSGTGADIMGNPARAVAWLGDRLEDVDDGLEAGELVMTGGITAADDMEPGDVYHVEFGNIGSIDVRAE
- a CDS encoding IclR family transcriptional regulator; its protein translation is MEREANHPVRTTEKSLAVVEHLDATDGARIRDLEAELDMTKGAIHNHLSTLREHGYVVKSGNEYRLSFEFLTLGGRVRSRTPLYEFGREKADQLAADTDMLANLMTEEDGRGVYLYQARGDYAVNLDTHVGYRIPLHNIAIGKAILAYLPDERVDEIIDRWGLPAATEKTTTDRDELFAELETVREQGYATEHGERTESLACIGAPVRVDGELLGAISISAPTHRLGTDGFDEDIIGEVQSTANELALDIKYK